A portion of the Sphaerochaeta pleomorpha str. Grapes genome contains these proteins:
- a CDS encoding tripartite tricarboxylate transporter TctB family protein, whose amino-acid sequence MKKNFESNLINLMMLFIGIALFISAQSIKAGATNSLGGDFVPKLSTGLWVVVSALLFVTGLKNSETGSKQMNLTALLKTFVLLIINISLLKTLGFIICSVLYLGVQMYLFLPKELHSKKNYILLVILAVVVPILTDLVFVNVFSLILPTSRLF is encoded by the coding sequence ATGAAAAAGAATTTCGAATCAAATCTGATAAATCTAATGATGCTATTTATCGGAATCGCATTGTTCATCTCCGCACAATCCATCAAAGCAGGTGCCACGAATTCTCTTGGTGGGGATTTTGTGCCTAAACTCAGCACGGGCCTTTGGGTAGTAGTTTCAGCATTGCTTTTCGTCACAGGCTTGAAAAACTCAGAGACTGGGTCCAAGCAAATGAATCTGACCGCATTGCTTAAAACGTTTGTGTTATTGATCATCAACATTTCATTATTGAAAACATTAGGCTTCATCATCTGTTCGGTTTTGTATCTTGGCGTTCAGATGTATCTATTCTTACCAAAGGAACTCCACTCCAAGAAAAATTATATCCTTCTTGTGATTCTCGCTGTTGTCGTGCCCATACTCACAGATTTGGTCTTCGTAAATGTATTTTCGCTCATTCTGCCGACAAGCAGATTATTCTGA
- a CDS encoding tripartite tricarboxylate transporter substrate-binding protein — translation MRKILAMLLVTVLAMSFVLANGTTENTATAKWPKNVEIIVPAGAGGDTDFNARLLAQYLQEKIGSNFVISNVNGNGGATGTRQVKNAEPDGSSILFYHSAFVVNKASGAVDYGFDSYDFSCIAAMNRGNMIVSQSKYGFKNMADLKAYTQTHPNELKIAVQTGATSYAVAMQLIADGFKLNTVDAGSASARLAAILGGHVDVILAAYGSVKDYVKDGTLDVIGSDSPNDLEEAGVISNVNQGVKASLPFYYFFAFPKGTPANLVSDFTAAVGDIVNNNKEYQKKIYDAYYQKPTFIPGAEGLKKYAEVEEILKTVKF, via the coding sequence ATGAGAAAAATCCTTGCAATGTTATTGGTAACGGTTCTTGCAATGAGCTTTGTCCTTGCAAATGGCACAACGGAAAATACTGCGACTGCAAAATGGCCTAAAAATGTGGAAATCATCGTCCCTGCTGGGGCTGGTGGTGATACCGACTTCAATGCACGTTTGCTCGCCCAGTATCTCCAGGAAAAAATTGGAAGCAATTTTGTTATTTCCAATGTAAATGGAAATGGTGGTGCAACTGGTACCCGTCAGGTTAAGAATGCAGAACCAGATGGCAGCAGTATCCTTTTCTACCACTCAGCTTTTGTAGTAAACAAGGCAAGTGGTGCTGTTGATTACGGCTTTGATTCCTATGATTTTTCATGTATTGCAGCCATGAATCGTGGCAACATGATTGTTTCACAGTCAAAATACGGCTTCAAGAACATGGCTGACCTGAAGGCTTACACCCAGACTCATCCGAATGAACTCAAGATTGCAGTGCAGACCGGTGCTACTTCCTATGCGGTTGCAATGCAACTGATCGCCGATGGCTTCAAACTCAACACCGTTGATGCAGGTAGTGCTTCCGCACGTCTGGCTGCAATTCTCGGTGGACATGTAGATGTCATCCTTGCTGCTTACGGCTCAGTCAAGGATTACGTAAAGGATGGTACCCTTGATGTAATCGGCAGTGACAGCCCCAACGACCTCGAAGAAGCTGGAGTCATCTCTAACGTAAACCAAGGCGTCAAGGCATCCCTCCCCTTCTACTACTTCTTTGCTTTCCCGAAAGGAACTCCTGCAAACCTCGTTTCCGATTTCACCGCTGCAGTTGGTGATATCGTGAACAACAACAAGGAGTACCAGAAGAAGATATACGACGCTTACTACCAGAAACCAACCTTCATCCCAGGTGCAGAAGGCTTGAAGAAGTATGCTGAAGTTGAAGAAATCCTGAAAACTGTAAAGTTCTAA